Proteins found in one Paenibacillus dendritiformis genomic segment:
- the pdxT gene encoding pyridoxal 5'-phosphate synthase glutaminase subunit PdxT, which translates to MNIGVLALQGAVREHMRSLEAIGVTALAIKHPEQLHEVDGLIIPGGESTTIGKLMRKYGFLEAIGAFAAQGKPLFGTCAGLIVLAKRIIGQGGAEEPHLALMDITVRRNAFGRQRESFETDLDVSGVDEPVRAVFIRAPLITEAGPGVDVLCKVNEEIVIARQGHLLACSFHPELTDDVNLHRYFADMVKQSGIAAG; encoded by the coding sequence ATGAATATCGGGGTGTTGGCCCTGCAAGGGGCCGTCAGGGAGCATATGCGAAGCCTGGAAGCCATCGGAGTCACCGCGTTAGCCATCAAGCATCCCGAACAGCTGCATGAAGTGGACGGGTTGATTATTCCCGGCGGAGAGAGCACGACGATCGGGAAGCTGATGCGCAAATACGGCTTTCTGGAAGCAATCGGGGCTTTTGCCGCTCAAGGGAAGCCGCTCTTCGGCACATGCGCCGGACTCATCGTGCTCGCGAAGCGCATCATCGGCCAGGGCGGGGCTGAAGAGCCGCATCTGGCGCTGATGGACATCACGGTGCGCCGCAATGCGTTCGGACGGCAGCGCGAGAGCTTCGAGACCGACCTGGACGTTAGCGGGGTGGATGAGCCCGTACGGGCCGTATTTATCCGCGCTCCCCTTATTACGGAAGCCGGCCCCGGCGTGGACGTGCTGTGCAAAGTCAACGAGGAGATTGTCATCGCCAGACAAGGCCATTTGCTGGCCTGCTCTTTCCATCCGGAGCTGACGGATGATGTTAATCTTCATCGGTATTTTGCCGATATGGTTAAACAGAGCGGAATTGCAGCAGGATAA
- the serS gene encoding serine--tRNA ligase — MLDTKVLRNEFARVEQALEQRGKAKEMIGEFPELDARRREMLQETEQLKNRRNVVSQEVAKKKKAGESADDLITEMREVGDRIKELDEEIRNIDAQIVEMTLAIPNVPHESVPVGLKEEENVEIRRWSEATSFSFEPKAHWDVAQDLGILDFEAAAKVTGSRFVFYKKAGARLERALISFMLDVHTMQNGYEEILPPLIVNRDSLIGTGQLPKFEEDLFKLEGTDYFLIPTAEVPVTNLHRDEILNVEDLPRYYTAYSACFRSEAGAAGRDTRGLIRQHQFNKVEMVKLVKPEDSYEELESLTRHAESILQQLKLPYRVMALCTGDLGFSSAKTYDLEVWLPSSGTYREISSCSNFEDFQARRANIRFRRDAKSKPEFVHTLNGSGLAIGRTVAAILENYQQADGSVVIPDALRPYMGGLERLTP, encoded by the coding sequence TTGTTAGATACCAAAGTATTGCGAAATGAGTTTGCGCGGGTAGAGCAAGCGCTGGAGCAGCGAGGCAAAGCGAAAGAGATGATCGGGGAGTTCCCTGAGCTGGATGCCCGCCGCAGAGAGATGCTGCAGGAGACGGAGCAACTTAAGAACCGCCGCAATGTCGTCTCTCAAGAGGTGGCGAAGAAGAAAAAAGCGGGCGAATCCGCCGATGATCTCATTACCGAAATGCGCGAGGTCGGGGACCGCATCAAGGAATTGGATGAGGAAATCCGGAACATCGACGCCCAGATCGTCGAGATGACGCTGGCTATCCCGAACGTGCCGCATGAGAGCGTTCCTGTCGGCCTGAAGGAAGAGGAGAATGTGGAGATTCGCCGCTGGAGCGAGGCGACGTCCTTCTCCTTCGAGCCGAAGGCGCATTGGGATGTGGCTCAAGACTTGGGTATTCTTGATTTTGAAGCCGCCGCCAAGGTAACGGGTTCGCGCTTCGTCTTCTATAAGAAGGCCGGCGCGCGTCTGGAGCGGGCGCTCATCAGCTTCATGCTGGATGTACATACGATGCAGAATGGGTATGAAGAGATTTTGCCGCCGCTCATCGTCAATCGGGACAGCCTCATCGGAACGGGACAGCTTCCGAAGTTCGAAGAGGATCTGTTCAAGCTGGAAGGGACGGACTATTTCCTGATCCCGACGGCGGAAGTGCCCGTCACGAATCTGCATCGGGACGAGATTCTGAACGTGGAGGATCTGCCGCGGTACTATACTGCCTACAGCGCTTGCTTCCGCTCTGAAGCCGGAGCGGCAGGACGCGATACGCGCGGGCTTATCCGTCAGCATCAGTTCAATAAGGTCGAAATGGTGAAGCTCGTGAAGCCGGAAGACTCGTATGAAGAGCTGGAATCGCTCACCCGTCATGCCGAGAGCATTTTGCAGCAGCTTAAGCTGCCTTATCGCGTCATGGCGCTGTGCACGGGCGACCTGGGCTTCAGCTCGGCGAAGACGTACGATCTGGAAGTCTGGCTGCCGAGCAGCGGCACCTACCGTGAAATCTCCTCCTGCTCGAACTTCGAAGATTTCCAGGCACGGCGGGCGAACATCCGCTTCCGCCGCGATGCGAAGTCGAAGCCGGAGTTCGTTCATACGCTGAACGGTTCGGGGCTCGCGATCGGCCGTACGGTCGCCGCGATATTGGAAAATTATCAGCAGGCAGACGGCAGTGTCGTCATTCCGGATGCGCTGCGTCCGTATATGGGAGGATTGGAGCGTCTGACTCCATAA
- a CDS encoding small acid-soluble spore protein P, whose product MSKPKSVPVPAAEQPVRHHEAEGRKGIQEPLSGSKKVKTANHVSHNNPEG is encoded by the coding sequence ATGAGCAAGCCGAAGTCTGTACCTGTTCCCGCCGCGGAGCAGCCGGTCCGTCATCATGAGGCGGAAGGCCGAAAAGGAATTCAAGAGCCGCTGTCGGGCTCGAAGAAGGTCAAGACCGCCAATCATGTAAGCCATAATAACCCGGAAGGCTGA
- a CDS encoding YitT family protein, with translation MTDSPKERSGFAEQSQRTCDEQAGAEHNNNAMLAASIPGIDPAAAVAALQPSYQHTKMGFAKMLRQIIFIALGSIMMGVGLELFLVPNQITDGGVTGISIILSHVTSVPLGVFLFLLNLPFLIIGYKQIGKTFALSTLLGVAVMSFSTALLHPVQPFTENTFLAAVFGGIILGIGVGLVIRFGGSLDGTEIVAILLNKKTPFSVGEIVMFFNLFILSSAGFVFGWDRAMYSLIAYYIAFKMIDITVEGLNDSKAVWIISENYKAIGDALLSRLGRGVTYMNGEGGFSGDEKKIIFTVITRLEEAKLKSIVEEQDPQAFLAIGNIHDVKGGRFKKKDIH, from the coding sequence ATGACAGACTCCCCGAAGGAACGATCCGGATTTGCAGAGCAATCGCAGCGCACTTGCGATGAGCAAGCCGGCGCAGAACATAATAACAACGCCATGTTGGCAGCGTCCATTCCGGGAATAGACCCTGCGGCAGCCGTTGCGGCGCTGCAGCCGTCTTACCAGCATACGAAGATGGGCTTTGCCAAGATGCTGCGCCAGATTATATTCATTGCGCTCGGCTCGATCATGATGGGCGTTGGGTTGGAATTATTCCTCGTACCCAACCAGATTACCGATGGAGGGGTGACCGGGATATCCATTATTTTGTCCCATGTCACATCCGTGCCCCTTGGTGTGTTTCTCTTTCTTCTCAATCTTCCGTTTCTGATCATCGGATACAAGCAGATCGGCAAAACGTTTGCGTTATCGACCTTGCTTGGCGTCGCTGTCATGTCGTTCAGCACCGCTTTGCTGCATCCTGTGCAGCCGTTCACGGAGAATACGTTTCTGGCAGCGGTATTCGGCGGCATCATTTTAGGGATTGGCGTAGGCTTGGTGATCCGCTTCGGCGGCTCGTTGGACGGTACGGAAATCGTGGCCATTTTGCTGAATAAAAAGACGCCTTTTTCTGTCGGCGAAATCGTCATGTTTTTCAACCTGTTCATTCTATCGAGCGCAGGCTTCGTATTCGGCTGGGATCGGGCGATGTATTCGCTGATTGCCTATTACATTGCGTTCAAAATGATTGATATTACCGTAGAAGGCTTGAACGATTCCAAAGCGGTATGGATTATTAGCGAGAATTATAAGGCCATCGGTGATGCGCTCCTGAGCCGGCTGGGCCGCGGGGTGACGTATATGAACGGGGAAGGCGGCTTCTCCGGCGACGAGAAGAAGATTATTTTCACGGTCATTACCCGGCTGGAGGAAGCGAAGCTGAAATCCATCGTCGAAGAGCAGGATCCGCAAGCGTTCCTGGCGATCGGCAATATCCATGACGTGAAGGGCGGACGCTTCAAAAAGAAAGATATTCACTAG
- a CDS encoding DUF6612 family protein, whose translation MKRWYKGALAIFFVFALIITGCGAKAAAPRAAVEGAFEKALELKSYGFETSIVIDDLQINAASATDPNAQMVMSMLKNAELKISGAVQQEPLQLEANLEVKLQGDMAMTFTLPMVMTEDKMWIKVPNIPMLPMPTEIVGKFIEFDLKQLAEESGEPMPTAADMKTMQNASNDLVKAVLGKFDEKSFFVNVDKKDAALPEGVDVNQVVKFNVTNDNFDQFVTTLVKDALPAALDALNKDEYLKLFELENADIEEAKKEIATDENELKKGIAEIKETMKINEFSLLTAINKDQFPTYQRAVANLEFTEDGDKVKIAAKMTNQYTNINKPVEFKIGKPADAITMDQLEEMFAGY comes from the coding sequence ATGAAAAGATGGTACAAGGGCGCGCTGGCGATCTTCTTCGTCTTCGCTCTCATCATCACGGGGTGCGGGGCCAAAGCGGCTGCTCCAAGAGCGGCGGTTGAAGGCGCATTTGAAAAGGCGCTTGAATTGAAATCATACGGATTCGAAACATCTATTGTTATCGATGATTTGCAAATTAATGCAGCGAGCGCGACTGATCCGAACGCGCAGATGGTCATGAGCATGCTGAAGAACGCGGAGCTGAAAATCTCCGGCGCCGTACAGCAGGAGCCATTGCAGCTTGAAGCGAACCTGGAAGTGAAGCTCCAGGGCGATATGGCAATGACGTTCACGCTTCCAATGGTGATGACGGAAGATAAAATGTGGATTAAAGTGCCGAACATTCCGATGCTTCCAATGCCGACCGAAATCGTTGGCAAGTTCATCGAGTTCGACCTGAAGCAGCTGGCAGAAGAATCCGGCGAACCAATGCCTACGGCAGCAGACATGAAGACGATGCAAAATGCATCCAACGATCTGGTGAAGGCCGTGCTTGGCAAGTTCGACGAGAAGTCGTTCTTCGTTAATGTCGACAAAAAGGACGCAGCTCTGCCGGAAGGCGTAGATGTGAATCAAGTCGTGAAATTCAACGTAACCAATGACAACTTCGATCAATTCGTGACGACCTTGGTGAAGGACGCGCTTCCTGCCGCACTTGACGCGCTGAACAAGGATGAGTATCTCAAGCTGTTCGAGCTGGAGAATGCCGACATCGAAGAAGCGAAGAAGGAAATCGCTACGGATGAGAACGAATTGAAGAAGGGTATCGCAGAGATTAAAGAAACGATGAAAATCAATGAATTCAGCCTGTTGACAGCCATCAACAAAGATCAATTCCCGACGTATCAACGTGCTGTAGCGAACCTTGAGTTCACAGAAGATGGCGATAAAGTGAAAATCGCCGCGAAGATGACGAACCAATATACGAACATCAACAAGCCGGTTGAATTCAAAATCGGCAAGCCAGCGGATGCCATTACGATGGACCAATTAGAGGAAATGTTTGCTGGATATTAA
- a CDS encoding GntR family transcriptional regulator yields the protein MIHIRIVSTTDEPIYAQIARQIRTGIFNGDLPPGFPLPSIRQLAKDLQISAITTKRAYEELEREGFIDSMVGRGSFVSGENPELVREQRLHQMELRLEEAVKEAKALNVSCADLMEHIRLLYEEEEE from the coding sequence ATGATTCATATTCGCATCGTATCAACTACGGACGAACCGATTTATGCGCAGATTGCGAGGCAGATTCGTACGGGGATATTCAATGGCGACCTGCCGCCGGGATTCCCGCTGCCGTCGATACGTCAACTGGCGAAGGATCTGCAGATTAGCGCCATTACGACGAAGCGCGCATACGAGGAGTTGGAACGGGAAGGATTCATCGATAGCATGGTTGGGCGGGGATCGTTCGTATCCGGCGAGAATCCGGAGCTGGTGCGGGAGCAGCGGCTTCATCAGATGGAGTTGAGGCTGGAGGAGGCCGTGAAGGAGGCCAAGGCGCTGAACGTATCCTGTGCCGACCTGATGGAACATATCCGCTTGCTGTATGAGGAGGAAGAGGAATGA
- a CDS encoding ABC transporter ATP-binding protein, which yields MKAIEVQGITKQYPTRRMDDISFTVEQGYITGLIGPNGAGKSTLLRMLLHIVKPQQGTVKLLGMAMPDQERDIKRQVGFISDESHFYQQLRMEEMKRIMAPFYPNWDEALYNRLMERFGLSGKQKIGQASKGMKMKFSIVMALSHHPRLLLMDEPTAGLDPVFRRELLEMLLEWMEQGDRTILYSTHVTTDLDRAADYVLFLHEGQVLFHREKDELFDAYAIVKGDSQLLDADVRRMFIGIRETGVGFEGLVRDRAEAMEAFGKEAAFERPTLEDIMFYSTRTQTGGIFS from the coding sequence ATGAAGGCAATTGAAGTCCAAGGGATAACGAAGCAGTATCCGACCCGACGCATGGACGATATCAGCTTCACGGTGGAGCAGGGGTATATAACCGGGCTTATCGGGCCCAATGGAGCCGGCAAGTCGACGCTGCTTCGCATGCTCCTTCATATCGTCAAGCCCCAGCAAGGCACTGTGAAGCTGCTTGGGATGGCGATGCCGGATCAGGAGCGGGACATCAAGCGACAGGTCGGCTTTATTTCAGATGAGAGCCATTTCTATCAACAGCTCCGCATGGAAGAGATGAAGCGCATCATGGCACCGTTCTATCCCAACTGGGATGAGGCGCTGTATAACCGGCTGATGGAGCGTTTCGGCCTGTCCGGGAAGCAAAAGATAGGCCAAGCCTCCAAAGGGATGAAGATGAAATTTTCTATCGTGATGGCTTTGTCCCATCATCCGCGGCTTCTGCTGATGGATGAGCCGACGGCGGGTCTTGATCCGGTATTTCGAAGGGAGCTGCTTGAGATGCTGCTGGAGTGGATGGAGCAGGGGGACCGGACGATTCTGTACTCGACCCATGTGACGACAGATCTCGATCGGGCGGCAGACTATGTGCTTTTTCTGCATGAGGGGCAGGTTCTGTTCCATCGGGAGAAGGACGAACTGTTCGATGCGTACGCGATCGTGAAGGGTGATTCGCAGCTATTGGACGCCGATGTCCGCCGGATGTTCATTGGCATTCGGGAGACTGGGGTCGGGTTCGAGGGCCTCGTGCGGGATCGGGCGGAGGCAATGGAAGCCTTCGGCAAAGAAGCGGCTTTTGAACGGCCTACGCTGGAGGACATTATGTTCTATTCGACGCGCACTCAGACAGGAGGGATATTCTCATGA
- a CDS encoding ABC-2 transporter permease, whose product MLLIRKELILTIRSLPFLLIFIAIFSISTYSLVHNLLFAGMLGTVMTFINNLSVDKRNEGFRFIYSLPVNRTEMVKAKYVTGLLYAAAGLVIGIVLTAGVKLLGGLYDLQPASIAWTLALIIILLSVNIPVYLLLGDKESMVAMVLMMLVLFGSSGILSQLAKDLSMGDGMSLGVISALSVGIAFLLYGISYAVSAFWFAKKDL is encoded by the coding sequence ATGCTGCTTATTCGGAAGGAACTGATTCTTACCATCCGATCCTTGCCTTTTTTGCTGATTTTCATTGCTATTTTTTCCATTTCTACCTATTCGCTGGTTCACAATCTGTTGTTCGCCGGGATGCTGGGAACGGTCATGACTTTTATTAATAATCTGTCCGTTGACAAAAGGAATGAGGGATTCCGCTTTATTTACAGCTTGCCAGTCAATCGAACCGAGATGGTTAAAGCCAAATATGTTACCGGCTTGCTGTATGCAGCGGCGGGTCTTGTGATCGGAATTGTCCTAACCGCAGGAGTGAAGCTTCTGGGCGGTCTGTATGATCTTCAGCCGGCCAGTATCGCTTGGACACTCGCGTTGATTATCATCCTCTTGAGCGTCAACATTCCGGTCTATCTGCTGCTGGGCGACAAGGAGAGCATGGTAGCCATGGTTCTTATGATGCTTGTTCTGTTTGGTTCTTCCGGTATTTTGAGTCAGCTTGCGAAAGACTTGAGCATGGGAGATGGGATGTCATTGGGCGTGATTTCCGCGCTGAGCGTGGGGATAGCTTTCCTCTTGTATGGCATTTCCTATGCTGTTTCAGCGTTCTGGTTCGCGAAGAAGGATTTGTAG
- the tadA gene encoding tRNA adenosine(34) deaminase TadA, whose amino-acid sequence MEDMMVHEQWMRAAMEEAKKAEAIGEVPIGAVVVRDGQIIGRGHNLRETTLDSTAHAEMIAIREASSALGAWRLLDCTLYVTLEPCPMCAGALVQSRLPRVVYGTADPKAGCAGTLMNLLQEPRFNHRVDIIEGVLQEECAAMLTDFFRRLRKKKS is encoded by the coding sequence ATGGAAGACATGATGGTACATGAACAATGGATGCGTGCAGCCATGGAGGAAGCGAAGAAGGCAGAGGCTATCGGCGAGGTGCCAATCGGTGCCGTCGTCGTTCGGGACGGGCAGATTATCGGCCGCGGCCACAATCTGCGCGAGACGACGCTCGATTCAACCGCTCATGCGGAGATGATCGCCATCCGGGAAGCAAGCAGCGCTCTCGGAGCGTGGCGACTGCTGGATTGTACCTTATACGTCACGCTGGAGCCGTGTCCGATGTGCGCGGGGGCGCTCGTTCAATCCCGCTTGCCGCGTGTCGTCTACGGGACGGCCGATCCGAAGGCCGGCTGTGCCGGAACGCTCATGAACCTGCTGCAGGAGCCCCGCTTCAATCATCGGGTGGACATTATCGAAGGCGTGCTGCAGGAGGAGTGCGCTGCGATGCTGACCGATTTCTTCCGCCGTCTGCGGAAGAAGAAATCGTAG
- a CDS encoding sensor histidine kinase, translating into MKLSIKAKLSISISCIVLVVLLLHMTLTYNITKDKLIEEMQQRMNVIAQQINISYKQSLQTSQAFEIQLAEKLYIASIYAADKLPAKVEEVTNEQLEKLCKELGIAHISLLHRSPDGEDIIVEKSSDLKEIGLSTRTWGYWYKAFEQMLNGEPVTVQEGQTMNHFWSGPFDVSTSSPEFMDKWGYYYDGKRNYIINPYIRDGNVDVYSELNKPDLLIRQTIRTQANVVEISALNPRAMEQIPKITLRSDGVQYIRQEDSRVLYGIYNIRDNRDIGYVREALAENKPLFYESNYQQRPIIKGFIPIQGTQSQEPYVLSVVMDFESLNAALHDQLMRNIAIGVLLLEAVLICSYLFAGMIIKPIKSILNKVNMISAGQFDTQLNIERKDELGLLAHRINTMARNLQLSTGRLTALYEENREMKEHLESFINQSNDAIHVTDLQGQVKRVNQAFVDMFGWTEEEVVGRPLPTLPESAMEEERRSEAALVDGQSVSNRETTRLTKDGRLLDVSVSTSPIYDENGQRIAWASITRDMTSRKRMEELLRRSEKLTTVGQLAAGVAHEIRNPLTTLRGFLQLQQQTKRVNTSHVELMLSELERINLIVSEFLILAKPQAVRFQPKDVRLIMNSVLSLLDSQANLHNIEFVKRFDEDVPLVDCEENQLKQVFINIMKNAMEAMPGGGEIELIVEARGAASVIVIIKDYGIGIPAEDLSRLGDPFFTNKEKGTGLGLMVSQRIIHSHRGCIDITSELNRGTQVMVTLPAVDPSAPAGTASDRLPVPAGENRPT; encoded by the coding sequence ATGAAACTTTCGATTAAAGCCAAGTTATCCATCTCGATATCTTGCATTGTGCTCGTCGTGCTCTTACTTCATATGACCCTCACCTATAATATCACCAAGGATAAACTCATCGAGGAAATGCAGCAGCGCATGAATGTGATTGCGCAGCAGATTAATATCTCCTACAAGCAATCTCTGCAGACCTCCCAAGCATTTGAGATCCAATTGGCTGAGAAATTATATATTGCCTCCATTTATGCGGCGGACAAGCTTCCTGCCAAGGTGGAAGAGGTGACGAATGAACAGCTCGAGAAGCTGTGCAAGGAATTGGGAATCGCCCATATTTCCTTGCTTCATCGTTCCCCTGACGGGGAGGATATTATTGTCGAGAAGTCATCCGACCTCAAGGAAATCGGCCTGTCCACCCGCACTTGGGGCTACTGGTACAAAGCCTTTGAACAGATGCTGAACGGGGAGCCGGTAACGGTGCAGGAAGGACAGACCATGAACCATTTCTGGTCCGGCCCGTTCGATGTCTCGACGTCCAGCCCGGAATTCATGGACAAGTGGGGGTATTACTACGACGGGAAGCGGAATTATATTATTAATCCGTATATTCGCGATGGGAATGTGGATGTGTATTCCGAGCTGAATAAGCCGGATCTGCTCATCCGTCAGACGATTCGCACCCAAGCGAATGTGGTAGAGATTAGCGCGTTGAATCCGCGGGCGATGGAGCAGATTCCGAAGATTACGCTGCGCAGCGACGGCGTCCAATATATTCGGCAGGAGGACAGCCGGGTGCTGTACGGGATTTATAATATCCGCGACAACCGTGACATCGGCTATGTCCGGGAAGCGCTGGCCGAGAACAAGCCGCTATTCTATGAGAGCAACTATCAACAGCGCCCTATCATTAAGGGCTTTATTCCGATTCAGGGAACGCAGAGCCAGGAGCCTTACGTATTGAGCGTGGTCATGGATTTTGAATCGCTGAATGCGGCGCTGCACGATCAATTGATGCGGAATATCGCAATCGGAGTCCTGCTGCTGGAAGCGGTGCTTATATGCAGCTATCTGTTCGCAGGCATGATTATCAAGCCGATCAAGTCGATATTGAACAAGGTCAATATGATATCCGCCGGCCAGTTCGACACCCAGTTGAACATCGAGCGCAAGGATGAGCTTGGGCTGCTGGCCCATCGCATTAATACGATGGCCCGCAATCTTCAGCTCTCTACCGGACGGTTAACCGCGCTCTATGAAGAGAACCGGGAGATGAAGGAGCATCTGGAATCGTTCATCAACCAGTCGAATGATGCCATTCATGTAACCGATCTGCAAGGCCAGGTGAAGCGGGTGAATCAGGCCTTCGTCGATATGTTCGGATGGACGGAGGAGGAAGTGGTAGGCCGCCCGCTGCCCACATTGCCTGAATCGGCCATGGAGGAGGAGCGAAGGTCGGAAGCGGCGCTTGTCGACGGCCAATCCGTCAGCAACCGGGAGACGACGCGGCTGACGAAGGATGGACGGCTGCTCGACGTCAGCGTGAGCACCTCGCCGATCTATGACGAGAACGGGCAGCGTATCGCCTGGGCGAGCATTACCCGGGATATGACGAGCCGCAAGCGGATGGAGGAGCTGCTCCGGAGATCGGAGAAGCTGACGACCGTTGGCCAACTGGCTGCCGGCGTCGCCCATGAAATCCGCAATCCCCTGACGACGCTCCGCGGCTTCCTGCAATTGCAGCAGCAGACCAAGCGTGTCAATACGAGCCATGTCGAGCTGATGCTGTCCGAGCTGGAGCGGATTAACCTGATTGTCAGCGAATTTCTCATTCTGGCGAAGCCGCAGGCGGTGCGGTTCCAGCCGAAGGATGTGCGCCTCATTATGAACAGCGTGCTCTCCTTATTGGACAGTCAGGCCAATCTGCACAACATTGAATTCGTCAAGCGATTCGATGAGGATGTGCCACTGGTGGACTGTGAGGAGAATCAGCTGAAGCAAGTCTTTATCAATATTATGAAAAATGCGATGGAAGCGATGCCCGGCGGCGGCGAGATCGAATTGATCGTGGAGGCGCGCGGGGCTGCCAGCGTCATCGTCATCATCAAGGATTATGGGATTGGCATCCCGGCGGAAGATTTGTCCCGCTTAGGGGATCCGTTCTTCACCAACAAGGAGAAGGGAACCGGGTTGGGGCTGATGGTGAGCCAACGGATTATTCACAGCCATCGGGGCTGTATCGATATTACGAGCGAATTGAACCGGGGAACGCAGGTTATGGTGACGCTGCCGGCTGTGGACCCGTCTGCGCCGGCAGGAACGGCGTCTGACAGGCTGCCTGTCCCGGCCGGGGAGAATAGGCCGACCTAG
- a CDS encoding flagellar motor protein MotB, which yields MSNKRRQSHDEHVDESWLIPYADILTLLLALFIVLYGMSTVDAKKFQEMSQAFNIAFDSGGGAGILDQQAIIPPNNAKNGMKDTDPSAASRNRERYEYMVKAKQEQAELETLRDKMNEYIANGGLSNQLNTELNHSELKITIKDSALFDSGKASLKSDAKQLAVTIGDMLKQYKDYDIVISGHTDNRPIRNSNFESNWDLSSARALSFMKVVLERSGIDPKHFKAVGMGEYHPVADNGTVEGQAQNRRVEVSILRRFVDKDTPSDPASELDAKTDAP from the coding sequence ATGAGCAACAAGCGCCGCCAGTCTCACGATGAACATGTCGATGAATCTTGGCTGATCCCGTATGCCGATATTTTGACGCTGCTGCTGGCCCTGTTCATTGTCTTGTATGGGATGAGCACGGTGGATGCGAAGAAGTTCCAAGAGATGAGCCAAGCCTTCAACATCGCCTTCGATAGCGGAGGCGGCGCGGGGATTCTGGATCAGCAAGCTATCATTCCGCCGAACAATGCCAAGAATGGCATGAAGGATACGGACCCGAGCGCGGCCTCCCGCAACCGGGAACGCTATGAATATATGGTGAAGGCCAAGCAAGAGCAGGCAGAGCTGGAGACGCTGCGGGACAAGATGAACGAATATATTGCCAATGGCGGCTTATCCAACCAGCTGAACACCGAGCTCAATCATTCGGAGCTGAAAATAACGATTAAAGACAGCGCGCTGTTCGACTCCGGGAAAGCAAGCCTCAAGTCCGACGCCAAGCAGTTGGCCGTCACGATCGGAGATATGCTGAAGCAGTACAAGGACTATGATATTGTCATCAGCGGGCATACCGACAACCGCCCGATTCGCAACAGCAACTTCGAATCGAACTGGGATCTGAGCTCGGCCCGGGCACTCAGCTTCATGAAGGTCGTGCTTGAGCGTTCCGGTATCGATCCGAAGCACTTCAAGGCCGTCGGCATGGGGGAATATCACCCGGTAGCCGATAATGGCACGGTCGAAGGGCAGGCCCAGAATCGCCGGGTCGAAGTCTCGATCCTCCGCAGATTCGTAGACAAGGACACGCCATCGGATCCGGCGTCCGAGCTGGATGCCAAGACAGACGCCCCATAA
- the motA gene encoding flagellar motor stator protein MotA, whose translation MEKSTLIGLILGVVAITLGMYFKGAPLSNLANPAAIMIIFVGTAASLFIAFPMKELKKFPKLLGMIFKPQQLVDRVQLIQLFMEWASITRREGLLALESKIDDIQDDFLRNGMRMIIDGNDQDFVRDVLMEDIHSTEERHRAGALIFSQAGTYAPTLGVLGAVIGLIAALGQMADMEQLAHAIAAAFVATLMGIFSGYVLWHPIANKLKRLSYSEIQIRLMMVEGLLSIQSGVSTIAINQKLSVFLTPSERAQLNAKGEAGE comes from the coding sequence ATGGAAAAATCAACATTGATCGGTCTTATCCTCGGCGTCGTTGCGATTACGCTAGGGATGTACTTTAAAGGCGCGCCGCTTTCGAATTTGGCCAACCCTGCTGCCATCATGATCATTTTTGTCGGTACGGCAGCCTCGCTGTTTATCGCCTTCCCGATGAAGGAATTGAAGAAATTCCCCAAACTGTTGGGTATGATATTCAAGCCTCAGCAGCTGGTTGACCGGGTGCAGTTGATCCAGCTGTTCATGGAATGGGCCAGCATTACCCGCCGCGAAGGCTTGCTGGCGCTCGAATCGAAGATTGACGACATTCAGGATGACTTCCTTCGCAACGGAATGCGAATGATCATCGACGGGAATGATCAAGACTTCGTGCGCGATGTGCTAATGGAAGATATTCATTCGACCGAGGAGCGCCACCGTGCAGGCGCGCTTATCTTTTCCCAGGCAGGAACCTACGCGCCGACGCTCGGGGTATTGGGGGCCGTTATCGGCTTGATCGCCGCTCTGGGGCAGATGGCTGATATGGAGCAGCTGGCCCACGCGATCGCGGCGGCCTTCGTCGCGACGCTGATGGGGATTTTCTCCGGTTATGTGCTCTGGCACCCGATTGCCAATAAATTAAAACGGCTGTCGTACAGTGAAATTCAGATTCGGTTGATGATGGTGGAAGGCTTGCTGTCCATTCAATCCGGCGTATCGACGATTGCCATCAACCAGAAGCTGTCCGTCTTCCTGACGCCAAGCGAGCGCGCACAGCTGAATGCGAAGGGAGAGGCTGGAGAATGA